The Bacteroidia bacterium genome segment GGATTACGTGCTGAAATTGTTCCGATAGCCGCAGCAATGGCTACAATAGACAAAAACCAAAATAAAAACGTGCTTAACATCATTATGCAATGTTAGACATTTTTTTACTTTGTGGCAAAAATATGAAAAAACTTTGTGGGTTAATTGTATGTTGCTTATTTTGCGGTTCAATCTCTGCACAGGTAAAAGTAGGTAACACGATATTTGAAAAAATGTATTTTTATCAAGAAACTGTGTATCAAGATAGTGTCAAGCAGTTTCAGGTTATATTTACGTGTAAGCAGCCGCTGCGTTTTATTCGTTACGATGCGCCGCCATACATACGGATAGATTTACCTGCTGCGCCTTTAGAAGTCAATCAAAAATATAGTGTTCCTTTATGGATATCAGCACATAGGATTAAAAAAGTAGGGCATTTTCAAACGCTTGTCAAGCTATATACAAATGAAGCGCAAGAAAATGAAAAAGTGCTTTACGTATCAG includes the following:
- a CDS encoding DUF1573 domain-containing protein; the protein is MKKLCGLIVCCLFCGSISAQVKVGNTIFEKMYFYQETVYQDSVKQFQVIFTCKQPLRFIRYDAPPYIRIDLPAAPLEVNQKYSVPLWISAHRIKKVGHFQTLVKLYTNEAQENEKVLYVSGIVRPYPKKYTPQELAHLPQIKVYPNPYWIGKIKKGSKVEVAFTVENIGAVPLHILNTKTECGCTEWQVDTTAILPKQKRYIRFRLDTQDLERISSEIWLWTDAANLPEIKLRIEGEIF